A region of the Leptospira venezuelensis genome:
TGTTTCTCCTGAAACTTCTGCTTATCTATATTTCGTTTCTAAACAAAGGACTCATTTTACTTCTTATCCTGAAATAAGAGAAAAAGATTATATTCTTTTATCTGAAGTTTGGGCGGTAGACAGAAAACTTTTACAAAGAGAAGTAAAGGCGAAGAATACTCCATATCTGTTTTTATCCGGAGAAAGAGTGCTGATCAATGGGTTCTTATGGAAGAGAATACAAACTGATCCTAGTTTAAAAACTTTAAAAACCAGATCTATCGAGGCTAAATCGGAACTTTCCGACCAAAAAGGTTACGATGAACTGAAAGCATTCTTCATTTCTTGGCTTTCTGCTTCTAAGGCTCCTGATGTATGAGTAAAAAACCGCAAGACTCCGATTATATCGCTTACGGAGCTAACGGTCTACCATTCGAAACTTCTTATTGGAATGAGATTTATGGAAGCGGGAAGGACGTAGATGCTTCTTTTAACGCTAAAGAACATGCAAAATACATAAAATCCGTTTTCGATTTGATGCAAGTCCATCCCAGGAGTATTGCAGACTTTGGTTTTGGTAAAGCGTTACTCCTTAAAGAATTCGTAAAAATATTCCAACCGAATCGTGTGTTCGCAGTAGATCCTTCTGAAGACATGATAGACGCGATCGCAAAACAAAAATGGATCCGCTCTTATAATCTTTCTTTTCTGCATTCTACCATCCAAGATCTGGATCTGAAACATATTCATCTTCCTCCATTCACTCTTGGGATCTGTAACTCGGTAGTCCAGTATATAGAAGATAAACATCTGCCTAAGGTTTTTGAAAAACTACATAAGATCACGAATTATCTCTATTTTACTGTTCCTACTAAAAACGATTATACAAGAATGAAAAAGGAGATTTACTTTACAGATCCTTATGCGCACCAAAGATCTAAAAAGTATTATGAAAAATTAATACGTCCTTATTTTAGAAGAGTGGCATTTAATCTTTTGGAAAGCAGGATCACGAAAGACAGCCCGTTTTGTGACGAACTGTTCGTGGACGAATAGGGCTATTCTCTATGACTATATATGCATGTTTTATATGTCTGACATTATGCTCGGGTCTTTTTCTCATTTAAATCATTTTTCATTAAAAAAGAGTTTTCCGAGGAAGTAAAATACAGTAGCTTGCTCGCGTATGAAATCAAAAGTCTATGATTATAGATTGATCTATAGTTTTTTTATCGTTATTTCTTTTTCAGTTTTATTTTCCTGCAAAACAGCGGAGACTAAACAAGGTCACTTTAAAAATCTCCCTCCTGACGTAAGCCCTGATAGCCCTGTAAGTTTACAATATAATGAAGAACTGGAATCAGATGGTCAGTTCCGTTATGTTACAGTTAAAGGCAAAACGTATATGGTCGGTACCCGGATCCCAACGAATCTGGATGGAGTGAAATATATATGTCCAAAATATGATATGGTTATTCCCTATATACCGGAACTAAACGATCTATTTGAGGCGGGGGAATTTAAGGAGGATCATTACAAACTTCCAAATTCACAAGTATGGACTGCTCATAAGCCTACAAAAGGGACTGCTTATTTTCATTTTATTACCTCCACTGGAGGAATTAGCCAATTGGATACCCCGTTAGCGCGAGTTTATTTCGTCTGTGTAAAAGCTGATCCTAAGGATCCTTCGAATAAAAATAGGCTTAAATAAAATTTGGCTACTGTCTCTTTCGCTTGATACTAAGAATAATACGCAGCACCAGAATTTCTGGTGCTCTATTCGCAGTTTTGTAAACTCCATTGTGATTGTATTTTCCGAACTTGCTTCTAAGTATACGCTCACTAAAAAATTATTTCCGTCTAAACACACTGCTCCAAAGAAGTTAAACCGATCAGATTGATTTCTAAAAAACAAAAATTAGATTCTATGTCACTAAAAGGCTATAAGAGATAAATATTCGAATAGAGTTTTATCTTCCGATAGCTAGCATGTGCTAAACGATGTCTGTCGGATAGCCTGAAGCGAATATGGAAAGTGTGAAAGAAAAGGAAATAGCTAGATTTGCAAGGGAAGAATTCTATTCCCAAAATTATAGAATAGCCTCATACTTTTTCGGGATTGTATGTGCGATCACCGTCTGGGGAGCGGTCTTAGAATACTTCCGCTCCAATTACCTTTTACTATATCTGGATTTAATCTCTGCTTTTATCTGTTTGTTCAGCCTAGGAGTGATCCAATTTTATTACAAAAATTATTTTAGAAAGAACCTGATCATATTTGGGGGACTTTTTATCTTGTTGGTCTTGGAAGTAGAGACACAATTCCATGACAACGAATATTATTTTTACGATAATAATATGTGGATCACCAACCAAGTGATCCTTTTATTAGTGAGCTTATTCTTCAATGGAAGACCAATCTTCTATACAATCTATTCTTTTTCCGTAGTAGCATTTTATATCTTAAGGATCTTTCCAGAAGGAATCGGATATTTTTCTGATAGGACCTTATGGGTGCAGATCAGTAATATGAGCGCACTTCAATTATTTATCTGCTTATGTAATACTTGGTGGTACGGATTTAGAATAGAACATCTTAAGAAGACTAAAAAACTTCAGGAAAGATTGTATGATGAGAGAGAAGCTATAACTAGAGATCTTCACGATTATTTAGGGGCGAAAGTTACCGATTTAAATCTATTGGTACGTTCTATTCAGGGTTATAAAAGCGGAGATACGGATTCACTTCTGAAACTAGAGAAATTGTCGGAAGATATTTTTAAAGGAATCAGAGAAATCACTGCGAGTATGGCTGATGTTAAACTAATCTCAGAAGATATCTGGAGTGGGATCAGAGTATTACTATTGAGAAGATACGGTAACGCAGGACGAAAAGTTAGATTCACAAGAGAAGGTGAAGAAGACTTTAATATAGATACAGAAAAGGCAGAGCAAATTTTAGGAATAGTAACAGAGATCTGCTCAAACGATCTAAAATATGGATCTGGAACTTCTCATTGGACGTTCTCTCCTAAAAAAGATTTCATAGAGATATCTATTCGGACCCGCACAAATTTTCAAGAGATGAGAATTGGTTCCAAGGGAAATAAGACAATCCAATTCAGAACATCCGTCATTAATGGAGAATGGAAAGAAAATTTAGAAAATCGGGATTTTAAAGGATTTTTGGCGATCCCGATCCGCCAATTGCGGAGAATTTGATTCGTGAAATTATATAAAATAGCGATCCTAGAAGATGATCCTGTATTTGCGAGTCAGTGCAAAGAAAGATTAAAAAAAATGAATAGAGTTACCAAGGTAGAAGTTTATAACTCTGCCGAAGAATTCCCTAAAGAAAAAGAAATCACTTATGACCTAGTATTCGTGGATATAGATTTACCTGGAAAAAGTGGTTTGGATTTTATTCTAGAAGAATATTTGGCCCATTCCAAAACAAATTACGCTATCTTATCTGCATTTGAATCAGAAGAGGCTTTATTCAAAGCTCTAAAGGCGGGAGCGAGCGGATATATTCTTAAAAAAGATGTAGGGGATATTCAAGAAAAAGCGGAGATACTTTTAGAAGGGGGAGGGATACTTTCTCCAGGACTGGCCGCAAGGGTTATCCAATCTTTCCGTAAAACTACTCAAAAGGAAGTGGAAGTGTTATCCAATCGAGAGAAGAAGGTATTGGATATGATCGTGGACGGCAAGAGAACTAAAGAAATTGCAGCTTTCTTAGGCACAAAAGAAGGGACAGTAAGGGTCCAAATTAAAAGTATATTCAGAAAGTTGCATGTGAATTCTAGACTGGAATTGGTACGGAAATTTTCCTAACCTATTTTACTTTCTCCCACCAGGCTTCAGAAATCAGGTCCTTTTGTAAATCTAACCATTCTCCAGGTTTAGGCGTTGCTAGACGAACCCCATTCTGATCCGCTCCTTGTTTTGTTCTTAGAATTGGTTCATCCCAAGAATGGATCGCAAGATTGAAAGTTGCCCAATGTACTGGAAGCATTGTTTTACCTTTCAGATCTAAATGAGCCTGGACAGCATATTCAGGATTCATGTGAATTCCTTCCCAGGTCCAATCGTAAGCTCCCACTTTGATGGAGGTCAGATCGAAAGGTCCTAACTTTTTACCTATCTCTGAAAAGTGAGAAGAATAACCTGTATCTCCGCTATGGAAAAATTTATGTTTAGGCCCAATCAGGCTCCAAGAAGACCAAAGAGTTGATTTTCCATTAAATAGACCTCTTCCAGAATAATGAACTGCAGGTGTGCAGACGATTTCAATATTCTTAATATTCCCTTTTTCCCACCAATCCAATTCTATAATCTGGTTTTCTGGGATTCCCCAGGATTCCAAATGAGCTCCGATTCCGAGTGGCACAAAATATTTTGTACCCTTCTTCGCTAAAAACTGAGCAGTAACCATATCCAGATGATCATAATGGTCATGCGAGATAACAACTGCGTCTATATTAGGAAGTTCTGATAATTCCAAGGGCAAAGGAAAAAGTCTTCCTGGACCTATACTTTCGAATGGGGAAACCTTTTGAGAGAAAACTGGATCAGTGAAGATACGAATTCCATCTATTTCTACAAGAACAGAAGAATGTCCAAACCAGATCGCTCTTAAACCCGGAGTTATCGGATTTGAAAAAGTTTTTAGGTCTGGTTTTTGAATAGGGATTGGGGAGGGAGGAGTTCTTACTTCGGAGCCAAAAAATTGTCTTTTCATAACTCCAAGATAAGATCCGGCGCTAAGCATCGGAACAAAAGGATCATTCTCAAACTTTCCTTCGTGGAACATCTTAGAAGTTTTCATTTTTTCTAATCGTGTTCCGCTTGGGGTTCCTCCGAAAGAACTCAAACAAGCTGTTTGGAATAAAACTAATAGGAATAAACCGAATAGAAGGAAAGAAGTGCAAATTGTGACTTTCTGTGCTTTTTTTCCGAACATAAAACTCCCTTCGTAGGAGGTCCTACAGGATCTCATTTTCTAAGTTTTTAAAATCAGAAAACATGAGTTAATTCTTTTTTTGGGAAGAAGTTTGACAAGAATTCTTAAGGACCTACGATCAGGGCCCTTACACGGAATACATCCGTTCTGGTAGATTTGGTATGCAAACTTTTCTTGAAACTCCTTCCGAATGTTTTTCTAATCTAAAGGATTATCCTTTTTCTCCTCACTATATTTCTGTTGGAGAATTCAAAATGCATTATGTGGACGAGGGTCCTAAAAATGCAAAAGAAACAGTTTTATTATTACATGGAGAACCAAGTTGGTCCTATCTTTACAGGAAGATGATCCCTCCTTTATCAGAAAAAGGTTATAGAGTGATCGCTCCCGACTTGATCGGTTTCGGAAAATCAGATAAACCAACGGATCTAAAAACTTATACGTATAAGAATCATGTAGATTGGCTGAAAAATCTAATTATTGCTCTAGATTTACAAAATATTACTCTTTTCTGTCAAGACTGGGGAGGTTTATTAGGTTTAAGAGCGGTAGCAGAATTGGATTCTCGTTTTGCTAGAGTATGCGCCGCGAATACTTTTTTACCTACAGGAGATATTCCTCCCAAGGAAGATTTTTTGAAATGGCTTCGCTTTTCCCAGGAAGTAAGCAAACTTCCAGTAGGAAAGATCATCCAAAATGGATGCGTAAATAAATTAAGTCCCGATATAATTCATGCTTATGATTCTCCCTATCCGGATGAATCTTATAAAGCAGGAGCAAGAAAATTTCCTACTCTTGTACCAATCTCTCCTGATAATCCAGAATCGGAAAGGAATCGTCAGGCTTGGATGTTCTATAAAAATTTTAAAAAACCTTTTATAACTATGTTTAGTGATTCAGATCCGATCACAAAAGGTGGAGATATTTTCTTTAGGAGGACTATACCGGGAGCAAAAGGACAGAAACATACAGTGATCCAAGGAGCAGGGCATTTTCTTCAAGAAGAAAAGGGCGAGTTACTTGCGGAACTTCTTTCTGAATTTATCCAGAGCAATCCGTAGATTCAAATTTTCTGTTTAATTGATTTTGCATATTCTGTAACTATTTTCAGAAAGTTCGGATTTTCTAAAAATTCTTTGAATAGATCGAATTCCTTTTTCAAGTTCTCATACAGGTTTCCGTGGAAAAAATTATTTGAGATTTCTTTTTCTGCTTTGATGAGTTTTGGATCCCATTGAGAAAGTTTCTCTAAAACTTTTAAACCTTTTGTGATAGGATCACCTTCTGTAACGATTTCATCTATAATCCCTAATTCTAACGCGTCTTTGGAGCGAAGTGGGTCTCCTAATAGTGTCAAAGATAATGCCTTTGTAGGACCGACTTTTCGGGCTAAAGTGGTGATTAGGGGAGGTCCACCGAAACGAATTTCTGGTCGGAATAAAAATGTTTTCTTTTCTGCGAGAATATAATCACCTGAAAGTGCCAGATCGAATCCTCCCGCAGAACAAAAACCTTTTAGTACACAGACTAAAGGTTTTGGAAAAGAATAAAGTTCATAATGATATTCTAAAATACGATGCCTGAATGATCCTAGTTTTGTTTCGACTACTTCTTCTAAATCGTAACCGCTACAGAAGTTTTTGCCGTTTGCTCCCAAAAGTATTCCTCTGATCTTAGGATCATTTTTGGATTCTGAAAAAACAGATTCTAATTCGTCTCTAATCCTTATATTTAAAGCATTATTGGATTCTGGACGGTTTAGAAGAACAATTAGTAGCCCGTCTCGGTTTTCTATACTGAGATGATTGTAATCCATGCAGGTTTTAATAAGGTTTCTTTTTGAAAATTCAAATGAAAATGAATTCTTTTTTTGAAGAAATTCGGTAAC
Encoded here:
- a CDS encoding enoyl-CoA hydratase/isomerase family protein; translation: MDYNHLSIENRDGLLIVLLNRPESNNALNIRIRDELESVFSESKNDPKIRGILLGANGKNFCSGYDLEEVVETKLGSFRHRILEYHYELYSFPKPLVCVLKGFCSAGGFDLALSGDYILAEKKTFLFRPEIRFGGPPLITTLARKVGPTKALSLTLLGDPLRSKDALELGIIDEIVTEGDPITKGLKVLEKLSQWDPKLIKAEKEISNNFFHGNLYENLKKEFDLFKEFLENPNFLKIVTEYAKSIKQKI
- a CDS encoding class I SAM-dependent methyltransferase, coding for MSKKPQDSDYIAYGANGLPFETSYWNEIYGSGKDVDASFNAKEHAKYIKSVFDLMQVHPRSIADFGFGKALLLKEFVKIFQPNRVFAVDPSEDMIDAIAKQKWIRSYNLSFLHSTIQDLDLKHIHLPPFTLGICNSVVQYIEDKHLPKVFEKLHKITNYLYFTVPTKNDYTRMKKEIYFTDPYAHQRSKKYYEKLIRPYFRRVAFNLLESRITKDSPFCDELFVDE
- a CDS encoding haloalkane dehalogenase yields the protein MQTFLETPSECFSNLKDYPFSPHYISVGEFKMHYVDEGPKNAKETVLLLHGEPSWSYLYRKMIPPLSEKGYRVIAPDLIGFGKSDKPTDLKTYTYKNHVDWLKNLIIALDLQNITLFCQDWGGLLGLRAVAELDSRFARVCAANTFLPTGDIPPKEDFLKWLRFSQEVSKLPVGKIIQNGCVNKLSPDIIHAYDSPYPDESYKAGARKFPTLVPISPDNPESERNRQAWMFYKNFKKPFITMFSDSDPITKGGDIFFRRTIPGAKGQKHTVIQGAGHFLQEEKGELLAELLSEFIQSNP
- a CDS encoding MBL fold metallo-hydrolase, with the protein product MFGKKAQKVTICTSFLLFGLFLLVLFQTACLSSFGGTPSGTRLEKMKTSKMFHEGKFENDPFVPMLSAGSYLGVMKRQFFGSEVRTPPSPIPIQKPDLKTFSNPITPGLRAIWFGHSSVLVEIDGIRIFTDPVFSQKVSPFESIGPGRLFPLPLELSELPNIDAVVISHDHYDHLDMVTAQFLAKKGTKYFVPLGIGAHLESWGIPENQIIELDWWEKGNIKNIEIVCTPAVHYSGRGLFNGKSTLWSSWSLIGPKHKFFHSGDTGYSSHFSEIGKKLGPFDLTSIKVGAYDWTWEGIHMNPEYAVQAHLDLKGKTMLPVHWATFNLAIHSWDEPILRTKQGADQNGVRLATPKPGEWLDLQKDLISEAWWEKVK
- a CDS encoding LuxR C-terminal-related transcriptional regulator, yielding MKLYKIAILEDDPVFASQCKERLKKMNRVTKVEVYNSAEEFPKEKEITYDLVFVDIDLPGKSGLDFILEEYLAHSKTNYAILSAFESEEALFKALKAGASGYILKKDVGDIQEKAEILLEGGGILSPGLAARVIQSFRKTTQKEVEVLSNREKKVLDMIVDGKRTKEIAAFLGTKEGTVRVQIKSIFRKLHVNSRLELVRKFS